A window from Rhizosphaericola mali encodes these proteins:
- a CDS encoding rhodanese-like domain-containing protein, with protein sequence MKSIAIVGIVLISLCFGLDYMSNLKKKDQLQQIILQHPTIIDVRTEQEFQAAHIKGAINIPLESLNNKYTLLNKNTTYITTCSHGIRSKKALYVLQKKGFQNVFDGGAWLGLQNLLIKK encoded by the coding sequence ATGAAAAGTATAGCAATTGTTGGAATAGTATTGATATCACTTTGTTTTGGATTAGATTACATGTCTAATCTGAAAAAGAAAGACCAACTACAACAAATTATCTTACAACATCCAACTATAATAGATGTAAGAACCGAACAAGAATTTCAAGCGGCTCATATCAAAGGTGCGATAAACATTCCATTAGAAAGTTTAAATAATAAATACACTTTATTGAATAAAAACACAACATACATAACCACCTGTTCCCATGGGATCAGAAGTAAAAAAGCTCTGTACGTCCTACAGAAAAAAGGATTTCAAAACGTATTTGATGGAGGGGCTTGGTTAGGGTTGCAAAATTTACTAATCAAAAAATAA
- a CDS encoding NAD-dependent epimerase/dehydratase family protein: MEIKAMEAQKVLLTGITGFLGCHTAIKLLEKGYKVVGTFRDQKRLDATKQTISRYTDKLSNLSFVETNLLDENQWYEITKYVDFVQHIASPFSKILPKDENELIRPAKKGTLSIMDAASKNGVKRVVMTSALGAICYGKTNEELQSVFDEKDWTNIANLDDTTPYYRSKTIAEKTAWDFLATDKSGLELTTVCPSAILGPVFENDYGASVNIIVSLLNGSTPVIPKIEFDIVDVRSVADLLILAMELPQAANNRYIAAATHFTYKEIAKILKVAYPKRTIPTIELPNSFSKLLSFFMPILRPVLLENKVRKIDASKATKELDWTPLSGQEAILSCAKSLFDLEVVK, translated from the coding sequence ATGGAAATAAAAGCAATGGAGGCGCAAAAAGTATTATTAACGGGTATTACAGGCTTCTTGGGATGCCACACCGCTATTAAGCTTTTGGAGAAAGGCTACAAAGTGGTAGGCACATTTCGAGATCAAAAGAGATTAGATGCGACTAAACAAACAATTAGTAGGTACACTGACAAACTTAGCAATCTTTCTTTTGTGGAGACCAATCTTTTGGATGAAAATCAATGGTATGAAATAACCAAATACGTGGATTTTGTTCAACACATAGCATCACCCTTTTCGAAAATATTGCCAAAAGATGAAAACGAACTTATTCGTCCTGCAAAAAAAGGAACGTTAAGTATAATGGATGCCGCATCGAAAAATGGAGTCAAGCGTGTAGTCATGACCTCTGCCTTAGGTGCTATTTGCTACGGAAAAACCAATGAAGAGTTGCAATCTGTTTTTGACGAAAAGGATTGGACAAATATTGCCAACCTTGATGACACAACACCTTACTATCGAAGCAAGACCATCGCAGAAAAGACGGCATGGGATTTTCTTGCGACAGATAAAAGTGGTCTTGAACTGACAACCGTATGTCCTAGTGCTATTTTAGGTCCTGTTTTTGAAAATGACTACGGTGCATCTGTCAATATAATTGTCAGTTTGCTCAATGGAAGCACCCCCGTCATTCCAAAAATAGAGTTTGATATTGTTGATGTCAGGTCTGTCGCCGATTTGCTTATACTAGCTATGGAGTTGCCGCAAGCTGCAAACAACAGATACATTGCCGCTGCTACACATTTTACATATAAAGAGATCGCTAAGATTCTAAAAGTGGCCTATCCCAAAAGGACAATACCAACTATAGAATTGCCCAATTCATTCTCCAAGTTGTTGTCTTTCTTTATGCCTATATTGAGACCCGTATTATTGGAAAATAAAGTAAGAAAGATAGATGCCAGCAAAGCTACAAAAGAGTTGGATTGGACTCCATTGTCTGGTCAGGAAGCAATACTATCTTGTGCTAAAAGTTTATTTGATTTAGAGGTAGTAAAATAG
- a CDS encoding TetR/AcrR family transcriptional regulator: protein MVSFMSKAETTRADILKQALELIYKQGYQSTSIDDILASTHVTKGAFYYHFRNKEEMGIAMIDEAMHDEIWPHIERSLSSTKDFRNNLYAMMSGLLIKHPFLTVENGCPAVNLIQEMAPLNKAFRDALSKSFDKWEKAIVKEIKRAQQLGQLSPSHDAKQIAVHIITLYHGIRNMGKLLGKTCYSSFLKDFRKYLDSLE from the coding sequence TTGGTATCTTTTATGTCAAAAGCAGAAACAACAAGAGCAGATATATTAAAACAAGCACTTGAACTAATCTACAAGCAAGGTTATCAATCCACAAGTATTGATGATATCTTAGCTTCGACACATGTCACTAAAGGCGCCTTTTACTATCATTTTCGCAACAAGGAGGAAATGGGTATAGCCATGATTGATGAGGCTATGCATGATGAGATTTGGCCTCATATAGAGAGATCGCTATCATCCACTAAGGATTTTAGGAATAATCTATATGCGATGATGAGTGGATTACTAATAAAACATCCGTTTCTAACGGTAGAAAATGGGTGCCCGGCAGTAAATCTGATACAAGAGATGGCGCCTTTAAACAAGGCGTTCCGGGATGCACTGTCAAAGTCTTTTGACAAATGGGAAAAAGCGATTGTAAAAGAGATTAAAAGAGCTCAACAGTTAGGGCAATTAAGTCCTTCTCATGATGCGAAGCAGATAGCAGTACACATAATTACACTATATCATGGCATTCGAAATATGGGCAAGTTACTAGGAAAGACTTGCTATAGTTCATTTTTAAAAGATTTCCGTAAATACTTAGACTCATTGGAATAG
- a CDS encoding DUF420 domain-containing protein: MKVNLIHSIFYQMQQKQYKKTIVLLTVAINGLIALAYFLPKHSLFKSLHYSLIPLANATLNGLTFLSLVAAFISIRRKKIKTHRFFVLLAFAFTSIFLVLYLLYHFSMPTTKFGGSDSMKLFYLFILLTHIILAAVIVPLALYTMSLALTHQISKHRKIAKWSMPIWLYVSFTGVLVYILISPYYA, from the coding sequence ATGAAGGTCAATCTTATTCACTCTATTTTTTATCAGATGCAACAGAAACAGTACAAGAAAACGATAGTATTACTAACCGTAGCAATAAATGGGCTTATTGCTTTAGCATATTTTTTACCTAAACATAGTTTGTTCAAATCGTTACATTATTCTCTCATTCCATTGGCGAATGCTACATTGAATGGATTGACCTTTTTGTCATTAGTTGCGGCATTCATATCTATTCGGCGTAAAAAAATAAAAACACATCGTTTTTTCGTTCTTTTAGCTTTTGCTTTTACTTCCATTTTTTTAGTGCTATACCTTTTGTACCATTTTTCAATGCCCACTACAAAATTTGGCGGCAGTGATAGCATGAAGCTTTTTTATCTCTTCATTTTACTTACACATATCATACTGGCGGCAGTTATAGTTCCTCTTGCGCTATACACAATGTCATTGGCATTGACTCATCAAATAAGCAAACATCGCAAAATTGCAAAGTGGTCTATGCCTATATGGTTATACGTCAGTTTTACCGGCGTTCTCGTTTACATACTCATTTCGCCTTACTACGCTTAA
- a CDS encoding efflux RND transporter periplasmic adaptor subunit: protein MKIRLSYLMTITVIILSSCNSGEQPTQQSTAPEIPIAVLHKSDEVVYTEYPAKMEGLADIEIRPQVNGILEHVFVDEGSFVKKGTLLFQIDSRPYLEAYNNAQAELWAANAEVSTTQIELEKLNALVKSKVYSNYQLKIAEMAFDAATARKKQAIAKVGNAKITLGYTQIKAPMHGYIGRIGKKGGSLVAPSDPQPLSYLSDNKNVRAYFSIGEKEFVSFKNSLTGNAIGDKLKQSPPVTMVLPGGLEYAHAGKLDMVDAMFDNRTGAITLRATFPNTEGSLRSGNSGKVRLGIKENGIFKIPQSATFEMQDKVFAFVVDRNNKVHQIALSITGTTEDSYYISKGLNDGDRLVLKGMEALKDGAAIHPEIAKENLTKN, encoded by the coding sequence ATGAAAATAAGACTATCGTATCTTATGACAATCACTGTAATCATATTGTCATCCTGCAATTCAGGCGAACAGCCAACACAACAGTCAACAGCCCCAGAAATACCTATTGCCGTTCTTCACAAATCAGATGAAGTTGTATATACCGAATATCCCGCAAAGATGGAAGGTTTGGCAGATATAGAAATCCGTCCACAAGTGAATGGTATATTGGAACATGTATTTGTGGATGAAGGGTCTTTTGTAAAAAAAGGCACACTATTATTCCAAATAGATTCTCGTCCCTATTTGGAAGCTTACAACAATGCTCAGGCAGAACTTTGGGCGGCGAATGCCGAAGTGTCGACAACCCAAATTGAGTTGGAAAAATTAAACGCCTTGGTAAAAAGCAAAGTTTATTCCAATTACCAACTAAAGATTGCAGAGATGGCTTTCGATGCCGCCACCGCAAGAAAAAAGCAAGCTATTGCCAAGGTTGGTAATGCAAAAATCACCTTGGGTTATACCCAAATAAAAGCGCCTATGCATGGTTATATTGGGCGTATTGGAAAAAAAGGTGGTAGTCTAGTCGCTCCGTCTGATCCTCAACCATTGTCCTATCTTTCTGACAATAAAAATGTACGTGCCTATTTTTCCATAGGGGAAAAAGAATTTGTATCGTTTAAGAACAGCCTTACGGGAAATGCGATCGGAGATAAACTTAAGCAATCTCCTCCCGTAACTATGGTACTTCCGGGTGGTTTGGAATACGCTCATGCTGGCAAACTAGACATGGTGGACGCTATGTTTGACAATAGAACGGGCGCTATTACTTTGCGCGCTACATTTCCCAATACTGAAGGATCTCTCCGTTCTGGCAATTCAGGAAAAGTAAGGCTGGGCATCAAAGAAAACGGGATATTTAAAATTCCCCAATCAGCTACGTTTGAAATGCAAGACAAAGTATTTGCATTTGTTGTAGATCGTAATAATAAAGTCCACCAAATAGCATTGTCTATAACTGGAACAACCGAAGATAGCTATTATATATCAAAAGGGTTAAACGATGGCGATCGCCTGGTACTTAAAGGAATGGAAGCACTAAAAGATGGCGCTGCCATACATCCAGAAATAGCCAAAGAAAATCTCACTAAAAATTAA
- a CDS encoding efflux transporter outer membrane subunit, which translates to MKKINKVIFIFFILGLLLSCKVSKDIQLPSADLPTTFDQTAPTDSVGIGSISWKRFFSDSILSALIDSALRKNYDMAIALKNIEAASQIIKQSKWNNIPTVDFNTTIASNRPSKNSLNGLTASKFLGTNHIDDYSIGVGVSWAPDIWGKIRNLNKSALANYLQTKEVRNVLQTDLIASVSKGYINLLMLDEQLRIAKNSLALNDTTVSIANAMYDFGQASLLAVQQAKAQLLSVAELIPVIEQEIAIQENALHVLSSNMPGTHIYRSRLDAIKFSDSLSTGIPTIAIRQRPDVRKCEFELLNENAKVGIAKAQLYPAVNITARGGLESLKASNWFSMPNSLFGLVSGSLLQPLLQHKELRTQYSVAKIEREKSVINFKQTVLSAVGEVSDAMQKIEKLKQQDQIVGARVAMLHDATSNINQLFQNGMVNYLEVINAESNALDGDLEQMSVKQKKLSAIADLYRSLGGGIF; encoded by the coding sequence ATGAAAAAAATAAATAAAGTAATTTTCATATTCTTTATACTCGGTTTGTTGTTGAGTTGTAAAGTTTCGAAAGACATTCAATTACCGTCAGCTGATCTACCGACTACGTTTGATCAGACAGCGCCGACAGATTCTGTTGGAATCGGATCCATTTCATGGAAACGTTTTTTCTCAGATTCAATACTAAGCGCTTTAATCGATAGTGCCTTGCGTAAAAATTACGACATGGCAATAGCCCTAAAGAATATAGAGGCGGCAAGCCAAATTATAAAACAATCGAAATGGAACAATATTCCAACCGTTGATTTTAATACTACTATTGCCTCAAATAGACCTTCAAAAAATAGTCTGAATGGTTTAACTGCAAGTAAATTTTTGGGCACAAACCATATAGATGACTATTCGATTGGAGTGGGAGTTTCATGGGCGCCAGATATATGGGGCAAGATCAGAAATCTAAACAAGTCGGCACTTGCTAATTATCTTCAAACCAAGGAAGTGCGTAATGTTTTGCAGACTGATCTTATTGCGAGTGTATCTAAAGGTTACATCAACTTGCTCATGCTAGATGAACAGCTTCGGATAGCAAAAAATAGCCTTGCCCTAAACGACACGACGGTAAGTATTGCCAATGCTATGTATGATTTTGGACAGGCTTCTTTATTAGCCGTTCAGCAAGCGAAAGCTCAACTACTCAGTGTAGCTGAATTAATTCCTGTAATAGAACAGGAAATTGCTATACAGGAAAATGCGTTACACGTACTTTCTAGTAATATGCCAGGTACTCACATATATAGATCAAGACTAGATGCGATCAAATTCTCAGACAGCTTATCAACGGGTATTCCTACTATTGCAATACGACAGCGCCCTGACGTTAGAAAATGTGAATTTGAGCTTTTAAATGAAAATGCTAAAGTCGGTATTGCGAAAGCCCAATTATACCCAGCAGTAAATATTACAGCGAGAGGTGGTCTTGAGTCTCTAAAAGCCAGCAATTGGTTTAGTATGCCAAATTCTCTTTTTGGTTTGGTTAGTGGTTCTTTACTTCAGCCTTTACTACAACACAAAGAATTAAGAACGCAATACAGCGTTGCAAAGATTGAACGAGAAAAATCCGTTATTAATTTTAAGCAAACTGTATTGAGTGCGGTTGGAGAAGTCTCTGATGCCATGCAAAAAATAGAAAAGCTAAAACAGCAAGACCAAATAGTTGGGGCACGTGTAGCGATGCTTCATGATGCGACCTCGAATATCAACCAATTATTTCAAAACGGGATGGTCAATTATTTAGAAGTTATCAATGCGGAAAGCAATGCTTTGGATGGCGATCTTGAGCAGATGTCTGTCAAGCAGAAAAAGTTATCTGCTATTGCTGATCTATACCGAAGTCTGGGTGGGGGTATATTCTAG
- a CDS encoding biliverdin-producing heme oxygenase, which yields MTHKILKENTVVAHQELEKLIVANLKEIRNTKDYVNFLKLFYSFFVGLESAIEPYITSDILPDYANRRHVDCLMNDLTSLGANIEDLQLVSFDSIIDDKIKALAALYVIEGSIMGGPIILKLLSKKGITQGGSFFAGYGLDNLSKWTSFLTVLDLHIKGDDQNVAVEIANQVFTSFAIWVIYNTKDRVEN from the coding sequence ATGACACACAAAATATTAAAAGAGAATACTGTAGTAGCTCACCAAGAACTTGAAAAGCTGATTGTGGCGAACTTAAAAGAAATAAGAAATACAAAGGACTATGTGAACTTTTTGAAATTGTTTTACTCCTTTTTTGTTGGGCTAGAATCAGCAATAGAACCTTATATAACTTCGGATATACTTCCAGATTACGCAAACCGTAGACATGTTGATTGTCTTATGAATGATTTAACGAGTTTGGGTGCAAATATTGAAGATCTTCAATTAGTCTCTTTTGACTCAATAATTGACGACAAAATCAAAGCTTTAGCTGCACTTTATGTAATAGAAGGGTCTATAATGGGTGGTCCAATTATTCTCAAACTTTTATCAAAGAAAGGAATTACACAAGGAGGGTCCTTCTTTGCGGGATATGGTTTGGATAATTTAAGCAAATGGACAAGTTTTCTTACCGTCTTAGATTTACATATTAAAGGAGATGATCAAAATGTTGCGGTTGAGATAGCAAACCAAGTTTTTACATCCTTTGCAATATGGGTTATTTATAATACAAAAGATAGAGTTGAAAATTAA
- the ccsA gene encoding cytochrome c biogenesis protein CcsA has protein sequence MKLNVKRHWWKILSVVLINTSIFLGFIMQVTMKPIVEESIRNYFFHPSLWFVMMIDFSIALVYSIKFLQSGNLDFDIAVRCYASTGIFFGIVGLLTGMFWANYTWGRGWVGDPKLISAAIALLIYSAYFVLRGSMEEIEKRAKVSAIYNTFSYAMLFPTIFILPRLTDSLHPGSSGNPALNPKDVDSSMFLVFWICSVPGWLMFSFWITSIRLKIIKLQESDLKTF, from the coding sequence GTGAAGCTAAACGTAAAAAGACATTGGTGGAAAATTCTTAGTGTTGTTTTAATAAACACATCGATATTTTTAGGTTTTATTATGCAGGTTACAATGAAACCAATAGTAGAAGAAAGCATAAGGAACTATTTCTTTCATCCTTCTTTATGGTTTGTGATGATGATAGATTTTTCCATTGCATTAGTCTATTCCATAAAGTTTTTGCAAAGTGGAAATCTGGATTTCGATATCGCTGTGAGGTGTTATGCGAGCACAGGAATATTCTTTGGTATTGTAGGCTTGTTAACAGGTATGTTTTGGGCAAATTATACATGGGGGCGAGGTTGGGTAGGTGATCCGAAACTTATAAGTGCAGCGATTGCACTGTTGATATATTCCGCCTATTTTGTTTTGAGAGGCTCAATGGAGGAGATTGAGAAACGAGCAAAAGTTTCCGCGATATATAACACTTTTTCCTACGCGATGTTATTCCCGACCATTTTTATACTACCGAGACTAACGGATAGTCTTCATCCTGGTAGTTCAGGCAATCCAGCTTTAAATCCTAAGGATGTAGACTCTTCCATGTTTCTTGTTTTCTGGATTTGTTCAGTGCCAGGTTGGCTTATGTTTAGTTTTTGGATTACTTCCATCAGGTTGAAAATTATAAAACTTCAGGAGAGTGATTTAAAAACTTTCTAA
- a CDS encoding CcmD family protein produces MTILKKTIKLLIISFFIFSQYARATRHNVQTEHSILLSNGKIYVVVGVLVIIFTSLAFYLYRIDKKVSQFTLEQREMDS; encoded by the coding sequence ATGACCATATTAAAAAAAACAATTAAGTTATTAATAATTTCCTTTTTTATTTTTTCTCAATATGCTAGGGCGACTCGTCACAATGTACAAACAGAACACTCCATTTTACTATCGAATGGAAAAATTTATGTTGTGGTGGGTGTTTTGGTTATTATTTTTACCTCCTTGGCATTCTATCTTTATAGGATCGACAAAAAGGTCTCCCAATTCACATTAGAACAGAGAGAAATGGATAGCTAG
- a CDS encoding DUF2652 domain-containing protein: MKQKRVFLKKGIVVIPDISGFTDFVMSTKLLLGQFIICKLLHSIVRTNNLHFEISEIEGDAVLFYKYGNIPTFVEIISQIKLIHENFKTEIERLSIKLMMDIPLSLKVIVHYGAFSKYRIGRFEKLYGIPIVEAHKMLKYRIPKAPPYALLSDEYLAVYFSTYSNALQYGVYIPDVGYIHYF; encoded by the coding sequence ATGAAACAAAAGCGTGTTTTTTTGAAAAAAGGAATAGTTGTAATTCCGGATATTTCAGGTTTTACTGATTTTGTAATGAGTACCAAATTATTATTAGGACAATTTATAATCTGCAAGTTATTACATTCGATTGTACGGACAAATAATCTTCATTTTGAAATCTCAGAAATAGAAGGTGATGCCGTATTATTCTACAAGTATGGTAATATTCCCACATTTGTCGAAATTATCTCACAAATAAAGTTAATACATGAAAACTTTAAAACAGAGATAGAGCGATTGTCAATAAAACTTATGATGGATATTCCTCTTTCATTAAAAGTAATAGTGCACTATGGAGCCTTTTCTAAATATCGCATTGGACGATTCGAAAAGCTTTATGGAATCCCAATTGTAGAGGCTCACAAAATGCTTAAATATCGTATTCCTAAGGCTCCTCCATATGCATTGTTGTCTGATGAATACTTAGCTGTTTATTTTAGTACGTATTCAAACGCACTTCAGTATGGCGTGTATATACCAGATGTTGGTTATATTCATTATTTTTAG
- a CDS encoding alpha/beta fold hydrolase, protein MSNNIYDSEKLLQRVPDFESKFICVNNIQLHYLEGGKGAPLILIPGYPETWWAYHKIMTILAKKYKVIVLEIRGMGESEKPQNGYEKKQMAQDVLSLVNQLELGSIIIAGHDIGAHVAFSFAAQFPESTSKLIILDTPHPDPSMYQLPMLPIPNAPYLYPWWLSFNQVKILPEQLLNGKMNILINWLFDHLLANKTSVSEFDKAVYANAYDSTEAIRSANAWYQAFAQDIDDFKTYPKIKLPVLGIGGSGFYMLQMALPAVASNLELKQVENVGHFLMEENHEIVSHFIENFIGEE, encoded by the coding sequence ATGTCCAACAATATTTATGATTCAGAAAAATTACTGCAAAGAGTTCCAGATTTTGAAAGCAAATTTATTTGTGTAAATAATATACAATTGCATTATCTTGAAGGTGGTAAAGGTGCTCCTCTAATACTAATACCAGGCTATCCTGAAACCTGGTGGGCTTATCATAAAATAATGACCATTTTAGCAAAAAAATACAAAGTAATCGTATTGGAAATTCGAGGAATGGGAGAAAGTGAAAAACCTCAAAATGGTTATGAAAAAAAACAAATGGCACAAGATGTTCTTTCTTTGGTTAATCAATTAGAACTTGGTAGTATAATTATTGCTGGCCATGATATTGGTGCACACGTCGCATTTAGCTTTGCGGCACAGTTTCCAGAATCTACAAGTAAACTAATCATTTTGGATACGCCGCATCCAGATCCTAGTATGTACCAATTACCCATGTTACCGATACCCAATGCGCCGTATTTATATCCATGGTGGTTATCTTTTAATCAAGTTAAGATTTTGCCAGAACAGTTGCTTAATGGAAAAATGAATATCCTTATCAATTGGTTATTTGATCACTTATTAGCTAATAAAACGTCAGTGAGCGAATTTGATAAAGCTGTATATGCAAATGCCTATGATAGTACTGAAGCAATCCGATCTGCGAATGCTTGGTATCAGGCATTCGCACAGGATATTGATGATTTTAAAACATATCCCAAAATAAAATTGCCTGTTTTAGGAATTGGAGGAAGTGGATTTTATATGTTGCAAATGGCATTACCTGCAGTTGCTAGTAATTTGGAATTAAAGCAAGTGGAAAACGTAGGACATTTCTTAATGGAAGAAAATCATGAAATAGTCAGTCATTTTATAGAAAACTTTATTGGGGAAGAATAA
- the gap gene encoding type I glyceraldehyde-3-phosphate dehydrogenase codes for MTNIAINGFGRIGRMTFRKLFGLSDIKIVAINDLSTPEILAYLLKFDSIHGVYSKDIQAIDQYLDIDGEKITIYSERDPSKLPWKDENIDVVIECTGLFETKEKASFHLQAGAKKVIVSAPSDNDVKTVVYNVNHTILNSEDTVISAASCTTNCLAPLAKVLNENFIIKTGQMNTIHAYTNSQPLMDVADNKNGFRKSRAAADSIIPYTTGAAKAIGLVIPSLDKKLDGASQRVPVHSGSIVELYTILERETTIEEINTIMRQNANESFGYNELPIVSQDIVGSSYGSIFDATLTKVVGMGNQQLVKTAAWYDNEISFVSQMVRTLLYFSKL; via the coding sequence ATGACAAATATTGCAATTAATGGATTCGGAAGAATCGGAAGAATGACGTTTAGGAAATTGTTTGGGCTTTCTGATATTAAAATAGTCGCTATCAATGACTTAAGCACGCCTGAGATATTAGCTTATCTTTTAAAGTTTGATTCTATTCATGGTGTGTATAGTAAAGATATTCAAGCCATTGATCAATATTTGGATATAGATGGAGAAAAGATAACTATTTATTCAGAAAGAGACCCCTCTAAACTTCCTTGGAAAGACGAAAATATAGATGTAGTAATAGAGTGTACTGGACTATTTGAAACCAAAGAAAAAGCATCTTTTCATTTACAAGCAGGAGCAAAAAAAGTAATAGTGTCGGCTCCATCTGATAATGATGTTAAAACTGTAGTGTATAACGTAAACCATACTATTTTAAATAGTGAGGATACGGTTATTAGTGCTGCATCCTGTACCACAAATTGTTTAGCTCCTTTAGCAAAGGTACTAAATGAAAATTTTATAATTAAAACTGGTCAAATGAATACGATTCACGCTTATACTAATTCGCAGCCATTGATGGATGTTGCTGATAATAAAAATGGTTTTAGAAAATCAAGAGCTGCCGCAGACAGTATTATTCCATATACCACAGGAGCGGCGAAAGCAATCGGTTTAGTTATTCCTAGTTTAGATAAAAAATTAGATGGAGCGTCTCAAAGAGTACCTGTTCACTCTGGATCTATAGTAGAACTCTATACAATATTAGAACGAGAAACTACAATAGAGGAAATTAATACTATAATGAGACAAAATGCAAACGAATCATTTGGTTATAATGAATTGCCTATAGTTTCCCAAGATATTGTTGGTTCATCTTATGGTTCCATATTTGATGCAACGTTGACCAAAGTTGTAGGAATGGGTAATCAACAATTAGTAAAAACCGCTGCATGGTATGATAATGAAATATCATTTGTTTCACAAATGGTTCGTACTTTATTATATTTTTCTAAATTATAG
- a CDS encoding GlxA family transcriptional regulator has product MKHIVILVPTQTSILDVTGPLEVLTKSNEYFSKLNNDNKQYYKCHLISMDEQTIVSTTSGMPIITEGGISSIYYPIDTIIVAGRGKYIQNAPEEIIIWLKKISKKNAVKRITSVCAGAFILAEAGLLDKRRATTHWLLCDELAKRYPSILVEKEPIYIKDGNVYTSAGISTGIDLTLALVEEDLSRIIAMNVAKLLVLYIKRPGNQSQFSPVLMAQTTEYGPIAKVMEWVQQNLQSDLSVENLAEIAHMSNRNFSRIFSKEIGVSPAKFVEKTRVEAARRLMEESDFNLEQISSICGLSNANGLRRLFHRHLATTPGLYLKNFG; this is encoded by the coding sequence ATGAAGCATATTGTAATTCTAGTACCTACACAAACTTCTATTTTAGATGTTACTGGTCCACTTGAAGTATTGACAAAATCAAATGAATATTTTTCAAAATTGAATAATGATAATAAGCAATACTATAAGTGTCATCTTATTTCCATGGACGAACAAACTATAGTTTCTACTACTTCCGGTATGCCGATAATCACGGAAGGGGGTATTTCTTCTATTTATTATCCAATAGATACAATTATCGTAGCAGGAAGGGGGAAATATATTCAAAATGCTCCCGAAGAAATAATAATTTGGCTTAAGAAAATTTCAAAGAAAAACGCAGTAAAACGAATTACATCAGTATGTGCAGGAGCCTTTATACTTGCGGAGGCGGGATTATTAGATAAACGCAGAGCAACTACACATTGGTTGCTTTGTGATGAATTAGCAAAACGTTACCCCTCTATACTTGTGGAGAAAGAGCCTATTTATATTAAAGATGGAAATGTATATACCTCTGCGGGAATCTCAACTGGTATTGACTTAACATTAGCATTAGTAGAAGAAGATCTTTCAAGAATTATAGCAATGAACGTTGCTAAATTACTGGTTTTGTATATAAAAAGACCAGGAAATCAATCTCAATTTAGCCCGGTACTTATGGCACAGACTACAGAATATGGTCCAATTGCCAAAGTAATGGAGTGGGTGCAGCAAAATCTTCAATCTGATTTATCTGTAGAAAACTTAGCTGAGATTGCTCATATGAGTAATCGTAATTTTTCCCGTATTTTTTCCAAAGAAATTGGAGTCTCTCCAGCTAAGTTTGTGGAGAAAACTAGAGTGGAGGCTGCAAGACGACTGATGGAAGAATCTGATTTTAATTTAGAACAAATATCCTCCATTTGCGGATTAAGTAATGCAAATGGATTGCGACGATTATTTCACCGGCATCTAGCCACCACTCCTGGTTTATATTTAAAAAATTTTGGATAA